The sequence below is a genomic window from Bosea sp. F3-2.
TCGCGGCAACGTAATCGCGAAAACTATCACGTTTCATCGCCAGATCGGGTTGATTCAGGCCAAAGCCGGCTCAGCGAGGCCGCTTGAGGATTGACCCGCGCGGCGCGGACGCCTAGCGTCCGCCCTCCGTAATGGCGAAAGGCCGGCGCTCACCCGCCGATGCCTGCGATACGCCTTGGAGGATATGAATGGCGGGGCAAACGGTCACTCGCGCGGATCTGTGCGAGGCTGTCTACCAAAAGATCGGCCTGTCGCGGACGGAGTCGTCGAAGCTCGTCGAAGCCGTGCTCGACGAGATCTGCGATGCAGTCGCACGCGGCGAAAATGTGAAGCTGTCCTCGTTCGGCTCCTTCGTCGTGCGAGACAAAGGCGAGCGAATCGGGCGTAATCCGAAAACGGGCGTTGAAGTACCGATCGAGCCGCGTCGGGTGATGGTGTTCAAGCCCTCGAACGTGATGAAGGCCCGCATCAACGGGCAGAGTGGTGAGGGTGAGACTGAGTGAATCTGGAGTTCCACGCCGGCGAAACCGAGGCCGAATTGGACACCAAGAGCCCAGATGCCTTCCGAACCATCAGCGAGGTCGCCGAAGACCTCGACATCCCCCAACATGTGCTCCGTTTCTGGGAAACCCGCTTCAGCCAGATCAAGCCGCTGAAGCGCGGCGGCGGGCGCCGCTACTACCGGCCTGACGATGTCGCCCTGCTCAAGGGCATCCGGCGCCTGCTCTACGGCGAAGGCTACACGATCAAGGGCCTCCAGCGCATTCTGAAGGAACAGGGGCCGCGTCATGTTCAGGCGATCGGCCGCGGTGCGCCGATCGGCGCCGCCAGCGGCGCTCCGGTCTCGGCCGCCGCCGAAGGCCCCTCCGCCATGCCGGCCGACGAGGCACCGGGCTGGACATCGCCGCGCACTCAGACCGTCCCTGAGGGGCTCGACGACATCACCGTGCTCACCGCGGTGATGAACGAGCTCGGCGAATGCCGGCGGATCCTTGAGCGCGCCCTGGAACCGGCCGCCGACGCTTCCTGACCAGGTCTTGCGATCCGGCTTAGTGCGTTTGCATCCGCGCAGGCGGAGCCGTTCTTGATCACAACGCCACGAGCCATAGCTTCAAGGCCCGAGGATGAACTCGGACAACTCCCCTATCGGGCGCGTGCTCTAGGAGCGCTGGAATGGCTTGGCTCTATCTCTTTGTCGCGGGCCTGTTCGAGGTCGGATGGGCGATCGGCCTGAAATACACGCAAGGTTTCACCCGGCTGCTACCGACGCTGTTCACGGCGATCAGCATGGTCGTCAGCCTCGGACTTCTCGGGCTGGCATTGAAATCTCTGCCAGTCGGCACTGCCTATGCGGTCTGGACCGGCATCGGCACGATCGGAACGGCGATCCTCGGCATCATCCTGCTCGGCGAACCGGCGGTCGTCCTGCGCCTTCTCTGCATCGGCTTGATCGTCGCCGGAATCGTCGGGCTCAAGCTGGTTTCAGCATGAGGAACTGGCTCAGCGGCGCCAGGCCTCCGGCCAGTAGCCGCCACGGTCCAGCGCGACGATCAGGATGACGATCGCGAGCGTCACCAAGATCGTCATCAGCTTCGCATTCCATGGCACGCCCCGGCCGATCAACCAGATCAGGCTCAGGCCGATGATGAGAGGGATCACGATCTCCATGTCGGGATCGTAGCCCGCGCATCAGCCGCACCGCAATCGCCCTCCGCCTCGCGAGCCCGCCGCCCTGGTGGCGTTCTCTACCGTTCGGCGCCACCCCAGCCGTTGGTCAGGCGCCCTCTTCCGCCGGAGCTTTCGGCGGCGGGTTGCGCCCGATCGGGAGGCCGCCCTCAATCAGCGGCCGCAGCTTCCCAACTTCAACGGCAAGGAAATCGAGGAACAGCCGAACCCTGGGCGTGTGCCGCAGATCCGGATGGGTGAGCAGCCACAGATCGGCCGAGAGGTCGGGATCAGGCGGCGCCAGCCGCTTCAGGCCCGGGCGCGTGTCGCCGATGAAACAGGGCAGGAAGCCGACCCCGATACCCGCCTCGACCGCTTCCGCAAGCCCCAGCACGGTGTTGAGCTTGTAAACCACGCGTTCGGGCGCGACGTGGCGAGCGAGGTAGCGGACGGCGCTCAGCATGGTGAACTGCTCGCCAAGCGAGATCCAGCTGCGCTCCCACAGGCTCTCCACGCCCGGCAATTCGGCATCGGAAAAATCGGCGGCACGACCATAAAGCGCCCAGGCGATGCGGGCAGGCTTGCGGCCGATCAGCGTTTCCGGCGGGTTGTCGGTGGCACGGATCGCGACATCGGCGTCGCGCTTGGACAGGTTCGCCGCCTGATTGCCGATCAGCATGTCGAGCCGGATATCCGGGCATTGCCGGAGAAACTGCGCGAAGAGCGGCGTCAGCAGGTCGACCAACAGGGAATCGTTGGTGGCAACGCGCAACTCGCCGGCAGGCTTGATCTCCTGTCCGGCGAGCTTGCGGGCAAAGGCGGTGATGTCGTCGTCGACGCGCCCCGCGAGCTGGACCATCTCCTCGCCGGTCGGCGTCGCGACATAGCCGCTGCGGTGGCGCTCGAACAGCCTGACGCCAAGCGCCTCCTCGATCTGGCCGAGGCGGCGGAAGACGGTCGAGTGATTGACGCCGAGCGCTGCGGCAGCTGCCGGCAGCGCTCGTTTCTCGGCGATAGCCTTGATCAGGCGAAAATCATCCCAGGCCAAGGGTGTCGCGGATTGATTCATCCGCGCACTCTTGGCCAAGGTTTCGGTCCCAGCAAGTGCCGCTTGCTCAGGCAATAGCGGGCTTCGCCTGCCAATCGCTGCGGCCGGACTTCAGCGCCAGCGCGCCGTCGCCGATCAGGGCATGGGCGAAGGCGACGAGCGCCAGGAAAGCGGGGTATTCCCAACCACCATTCGGAGCGTTGAAGACCCAGCCATTCGGGGCATGAACTGCGAGCGCACCCAGCAGGACAGGGATCAGCGCCAGCGAGACATAGCGGCCGTAGAAGCCGACGAGGATGGCGATGCCGCCCAACAGCTCCGCAAGCATGATCGGCCAGGCGAGGAAGCCCGGCAGGCCGACCTGGCCGAGGAAGCCGGTGAAGCCGGCGGGAGTGAAGATCACGAGCTTGAGATAGGCGTGGGCGATGAACATCAGGCCGAGCGCAACGCGCAGGCCAAGAGCGCCATAAGGAGCAAGACGAGAGTCGATCATGGTGGTGCCTCCTGAAAACGGGACCGGTTGGTCTCGAGGCAAGATTTTGGGCAAGCGACGACGCAAATCAAATTGTAAATCAGCGCATCATACATTGCGCGGATGCAATGAAATCCCTCTGGCGCTTTGCCGCTTCCGGGCCAATGTTTCGGCCAACAGGGCAGCGGCCCACAGTTTACGGAGGAACCAGACCATGCAGATCAACGGCCTTCACCACGTCACCGCCATTTCCGGCCCGGCGCGCCGCAATCTCGATTTCTACAACCGCGTGCTCGGCCTGCGCCTCGTCAAGAAGACGGTGAACTTCGACGATCCCGGCACCTATCACCTCTATTTCGGCGACGCCGATGCAGCGCCGGGCTCGATCCTGACCTTCTTCCCGTGGGAGCATGCCGCTCCCGGCCGGCTCGGCGTCGGTGAGACCCAGGAGACGGTCTTCCGGGTTCCCGAAGGCTCGATCGGCTTCTGGACCCACCGCTTCGTCGAGCTCGGCGTGCCGCATGAGGCTCCGGCCAAGCGCTTCGGCGAGACTGTCCTGAGCTTCCGCGATCCGGACGGGATGAGGCTCGCCCTCGTCGGCCTGCCGGGCGTCGAGAAGGAGCCGGCCTGGTCCGAGGGCGGCATCGCGCCGGAAAACGCCATCCGTGGCTTCCACAGCGTCAGCCTGCTGCTGGCCGATGCGGCCCCGACAGGCGCGATCCTGAGCGATGTCTTCGGCTTCACCGAGGCGGCCCGCGAGGGCACGCTGATCCGCTACGAGGCCAAGGGCACCGCGATTGGTGGCGTGATCGACCTGCGCGTCGCCGGTGGCTTCCTGCCGGCCCGCCAGGGCGCGGGCTCGGTCCATCACATCGCCTTCCGCGCCGGTGACGACGCCGCGCAGGAGGAGATGGTGCGCCGTCTCGCCGAGAACCATCGCATCCAGACCACGGAGCAGCGCGACCGGAACTATTTCCGCTCCGTCTACTTCCGTGAGCCCGGCCATGTCCTGTTCGAGATCGCGACGGATGTCCCCGGCTTCGCTGTCGACGAGCCGGCCGCCGAGCTCGGCCGGGCACTGAAGCTGCCGGCGGGTCTCGAGGCTCATCGCAAGCAGATCGAGGCCGTTCTGCCGGAGCTTGCCTGACCACCCCCTGCCGCCCGGCCGCAACCGGCGGGCGGCAGGAGATCACGCGGGCCGGACGACCGGCCCGCAGCCCGACCGCCCTACCCGCCGTTTTCGGGGGCCGGGCGGCTCCGCTTCATGAAGGGAGAGATGACCATGAGCGACACGAAGACCGATACGGATTTCGTCCATGTCTTCGAGCAGGGCAGCGATCCGGCCCGCAAGCCGCTGCTGCTCTTGCACGGCACCGGCGGCGACGAGCGCGATCTCCTCTCGCTCGGCCGCACGGTTGCGCCGGGGGCGAGCCTGCTCTCGCCGCGCGGCAAGGTGCTGGAAGGCACCGCGCCGCGCTTCTTCCGTCGGCTGGCCGAAGGCGTCTTCGACGAGGCCGATCTGCGCCGCCGCACCGATGAGCTGGCCGATTTCGTGCTTAAGGCGCGGGAGCGCTATGGCCTCCCTGCCCCGATCGCGCTCGGCTTCTCGAACGGCGCCAATATCGCCGCAGCGATGCTGCTGCAGCGCCCGGAGGCTCTGGCCGGCGCGGCGCTGCTGCGAGCGATGATGCCGTTCACGGACGCGCCGCGCAGCGCCCTCAACGGCAAGCCGGTCCTGGTGCTGTCGGGGGCGCTCGACCCGATCGTGCCCGCGGCCAATGCCGAGGGCCTGGCTTGCCAGCTCGAGGACAGCGGCGCGCAGGTGGAACATCGCGTCCTGCCGGCCGGGCATGGCCTCGGCCAGGCCGATCTCGGCCTGCTGCGCGACTGGCTGGCGCGTGTCTGAGGAAGGCGGCGGGTTCTCCCGCCGCCGCTCCGGCACATACTGTCAGCCCGCGAGCGGAACGATGATCGCCAAGGCCACGGCAACGACGACGAGGGCGCGCAGCAGCACGGCGCGGTGACTCGAAAGTGGAACATCCAACGTACGCGACAGAGCACGCATGACCGACTCCCATCAACGCGACAATGGCTGATGGTGACCTAGCGTTAGGTCAATTGGCAAGCGGCGCTGCCCCGGCAAAGGTGGACAACCGCGTTTCAGGCTGTTCGCGGCACCAGGAAAAAGCTGCCAGCGGCTACGCTAGAACCTGCTGATTTTACGCGGAAACACGCCGTCATCCCGGGCTTGACCCGGGATCCATGCCAGAGCGCTTCCGAGGAAGGTTCAGGCATGGATCCCGGATCTCCGCTTCGCTTCGTCCGGGATGACCCGCGCTTCCAGGAAAACGCAGCAGGCTCTAACCTCTGTCCTTGCGGACCACGGCATAGGCATAGGTCGTGACGAGATTCCAGCCGGTGCGGGCCGCAAGCGCGTTGAAAGCGTGGTCGAGCTGCTTCAGGCCCGGCATCCGATCGAAATAGCCGTGCCCCCAGAAGCGCTGAATATGGACGTCGGTGAAGCCGGCCCGGTTCAGCATCGGGGTCAGCAGCGCGGGATTGCCGCGGCACCAGTCATAGAGCGCCGGGAATTTCGGGTCGCCGCCGCCCTCGCGCCGCGCCGGAAAGAGCGCGTGGACGATGGCGCGAGAGGCCGTCTCGGGCAGGATATGGTTCAGCGCGAAGACCGGCGCCCACAGCGTCGGGAAGAAGGTCAGCGCGACACCGCCGGGCGCCAGCAGCGCGTTGATGTTGCGCCAGGCCTGCTCGACGCCGTCGATATGCTCGAAGACCATGCGCGAGACCATCATGTCGTAGCTTCCGCGCGCGACATCCGGCTCCGAAAGATCGCCAGCGATATCGAAGCAGGCCGTCTTCAGGCCCGGCGACGTCAAGGCAAGCTCGCCGGCGTCGATATCGTTGACGATGAACTCGATGCCGGCGGCCGCCGCCTGTTCCTTCGTGAACAGCGGATCCCGCCCACCGCCGATCTCGCAGATGCGGCGCAGGCCGAACTGGCGCGCCAGGGCGAGGATCGTCGGCTCGTAATTGTCCCATGCCCATTGCGAGTGCCAGTCCGGCCCAACGCGCTGAAAATATTCGGCCATGGAGCCCGTTGCGGGCCCTAAGGCCCGCGAGGCCGGCTGCAGGCGAGCCGGCGCCATGCTTGCCAGGGACATGATTGCTTTCGCCTCCGAGTGCTCGCGCTTCGGCATGTAAAATGATCCGGACCCCAGGCTCCCGCAATCTTAGTCTTAATGCAGGGTTAACTGAGGAACTGTCCGTCACATGGGACAAGGTCTCTCCGCAGGAGTTTCCCACGCAGCGAACGGCGCCTCTGCAGCGTCAGCGCGACGTGTCGGGGCGCTCAGGCAATGTCATCGCCACCACTCCGAGCACGACAAGGCCGAGACCGGTCCAGGCCGTCGAACTTAACCTCTCCCCGAGGAAAACGATGCCGATGGCCACGCCGATCGGCACGCGCAGATAGGACACGGCCGTGGTCCCGACCGAACCGAGCGTGCGGATCAGGCGGAAATAGATCGCGAAGGCAAGCGCCGTCGAGAAGACCGAGAGCGCCAGCAACGCCAGGATCGAATCCTGCGACGGTGCCAGCATCCAGGGCCGATCGACGATCAGCGCCGCTGGGATCAGCAGCGCCGTGCCCGTCAGCATCGAGCCCGCGGCCGGCAATAGCGGGTCCAAGCCGGCGAAATTGCGCCCGAAAAGCGCAGCGCAGGCATAGGCAACGGTCGCCGCGACGATGGCGAGTTGCGGCAAGACCGCATGGCCGAGGCCGGAGAAGGCATCGACGCCGACGATCAGACTGACGCCTGCTATGCCGGCCGCGACTCCAAGTCCCTTGCGCCAGTCCGGGCGCTGTCCCCGCATCAGCACCAGCGAGATCAGGAAGACGAAGACCGGCGTGGTGCCGTTGAGGATCGAGGCAAGGCCTGCATCGACGCTGCGTTCGGCCCAGGCGATCAGGGTGAAAGGCACGACGCTGTTGAGCAGGGCCTGCGTCAGAAAGCGCCGCCAGATGGTCGCGTCCCGCGGTATCCGCAAGCCGCGCCAGCGAATGACCGCGAGCAGGATCAGGCCCGCGATCAGCGTGCGCGCGGCGATCAGGGTCAGCGGCGGGATCGTCTCCACGCCGATCTTGATGAAGGTGTAGGAGCCGCCCCAGAGCGTGGCGAGCAGGAGCAGCAGGGCGAGTTCGGTAGAGCGGTTCGGCACGGCGGCCGGGCTATCGAGCGCTTGCGTGGACATGGTCTCTCCTCGGGTTGGCGAGACCATGCCAGCAACAGCGCGCGACAGCATGCGGCAACACTACGGTTTCGGCCGTAGCCTGCGAGCTTGATTCAAGAGGTTGCCGAGTTGATTCAAACGGGGCGCACAAGCCGTTGATCTGAAATTCCTTTCTGGCATCAACTCGAACGGCGATGCCGGCCGTCATTGCGAGGAGCGAAGCGACGAAGCAATCCAGGGGGACTGGGCAGAACGTCTCACCAATCCCCCTGGATTGCTTCGCTCCGCTCGCAATGACGGCCTTCCCTCGCACCAAAGAAGAACCCGCGGCTTTCGCCGCGGGCTCGATTGCTGGAAGGATGTTTTCGATCAGGAATGCGCCAGGATCGCCAGCAGCAGAA
It includes:
- a CDS encoding DoxX family protein; this encodes MIDSRLAPYGALGLRVALGLMFIAHAYLKLVIFTPAGFTGFLGQVGLPGFLAWPIMLAELLGGIAILVGFYGRYVSLALIPVLLGALAVHAPNGWVFNAPNGGWEYPAFLALVAFAHALIGDGALALKSGRSDWQAKPAIA
- a CDS encoding integration host factor subunit alpha, which codes for MAGQTVTRADLCEAVYQKIGLSRTESSKLVEAVLDEICDAVARGENVKLSSFGSFVVRDKGERIGRNPKTGVEVPIEPRRVMVFKPSNVMKARINGQSGEGETE
- a CDS encoding alpha/beta hydrolase is translated as MSDTKTDTDFVHVFEQGSDPARKPLLLLHGTGGDERDLLSLGRTVAPGASLLSPRGKVLEGTAPRFFRRLAEGVFDEADLRRRTDELADFVLKARERYGLPAPIALGFSNGANIAAAMLLQRPEALAGAALLRAMMPFTDAPRSALNGKPVLVLSGALDPIVPAANAEGLACQLEDSGAQVEHRVLPAGHGLGQADLGLLRDWLARV
- a CDS encoding ring-cleaving dioxygenase: MQINGLHHVTAISGPARRNLDFYNRVLGLRLVKKTVNFDDPGTYHLYFGDADAAPGSILTFFPWEHAAPGRLGVGETQETVFRVPEGSIGFWTHRFVELGVPHEAPAKRFGETVLSFRDPDGMRLALVGLPGVEKEPAWSEGGIAPENAIRGFHSVSLLLADAAPTGAILSDVFGFTEAAREGTLIRYEAKGTAIGGVIDLRVAGGFLPARQGAGSVHHIAFRAGDDAAQEEMVRRLAENHRIQTTEQRDRNYFRSVYFREPGHVLFEIATDVPGFAVDEPAAELGRALKLPAGLEAHRKQIEAVLPELA
- a CDS encoding LysR family transcriptional regulator; this encodes MNQSATPLAWDDFRLIKAIAEKRALPAAAAALGVNHSTVFRRLGQIEEALGVRLFERHRSGYVATPTGEEMVQLAGRVDDDITAFARKLAGQEIKPAGELRVATNDSLLVDLLTPLFAQFLRQCPDIRLDMLIGNQAANLSKRDADVAIRATDNPPETLIGRKPARIAWALYGRAADFSDAELPGVESLWERSWISLGEQFTMLSAVRYLARHVAPERVVYKLNTVLGLAEAVEAGIGVGFLPCFIGDTRPGLKRLAPPDPDLSADLWLLTHPDLRHTPRVRLFLDFLAVEVGKLRPLIEGGLPIGRNPPPKAPAEEGA
- the sugE gene encoding quaternary ammonium compound efflux SMR transporter SugE, coding for MAWLYLFVAGLFEVGWAIGLKYTQGFTRLLPTLFTAISMVVSLGLLGLALKSLPVGTAYAVWTGIGTIGTAILGIILLGEPAVVLRLLCIGLIVAGIVGLKLVSA
- a CDS encoding methyltransferase domain-containing protein, producing the protein MAEYFQRVGPDWHSQWAWDNYEPTILALARQFGLRRICEIGGGRDPLFTKEQAAAAGIEFIVNDIDAGELALTSPGLKTACFDIAGDLSEPDVARGSYDMMVSRMVFEHIDGVEQAWRNINALLAPGGVALTFFPTLWAPVFALNHILPETASRAIVHALFPARREGGGDPKFPALYDWCRGNPALLTPMLNRAGFTDVHIQRFWGHGYFDRMPGLKQLDHAFNALAARTGWNLVTTYAYAVVRKDRG
- a CDS encoding EamA family transporter, which gives rise to MSTQALDSPAAVPNRSTELALLLLLATLWGGSYTFIKIGVETIPPLTLIAARTLIAGLILLAVIRWRGLRIPRDATIWRRFLTQALLNSVVPFTLIAWAERSVDAGLASILNGTTPVFVFLISLVLMRGQRPDWRKGLGVAAGIAGVSLIVGVDAFSGLGHAVLPQLAIVAATVAYACAALFGRNFAGLDPLLPAAGSMLTGTALLIPAALIVDRPWMLAPSQDSILALLALSVFSTALAFAIYFRLIRTLGSVGTTAVSYLRVPIGVAIGIVFLGERLSSTAWTGLGLVVLGVVAMTLPERPDTSR